One region of Etheostoma spectabile isolate EspeVRDwgs_2016 chromosome 21, UIUC_Espe_1.0, whole genome shotgun sequence genomic DNA includes:
- the ccz1 gene encoding vacuolar fusion protein CCZ1 homolog, whose product MLMISPRMASGMQEKQYTPSLLNFFIYNPTFGPREGEEEKKILFYHPSEVEKNEKIRNVGLCEAIVQFTRTFCPTKPAKSLHTQKNRQFFFEPEDNFWIVMVVRNPMIEKPNKDGKPPTIEYQEEEILDTVYGAVVRECYSMYKLFNGTFGRAMEAGGVELLIQKLEKFFYRYLQTLHLQSCDLLDVFGGISFFPLDKMTYLKIQSFVNRVEESLSLIKYTAFLYNDQLIWSGLEQDDMRILYKYLTTSLFPRHSEPELAGRDSPLRPEVAGNLLHYGRFLTGPTNLKDPEAKFRFPKIFVSTEDGYEELHLIVYKAMSAAACFMISASVELTRDFCEQLDGLVGPQLTLLASDICEQFTVNRRISGPEKEPQFKFIYFNHMNLAEKSTIHMRKTASVCLTSVHPDLMKILGDINCDFARVDEDEEIIVKAMTDYWVVGKKSDQRELYVILNQKNANLIEVNEEVKRLCATQFNNIFFLD is encoded by the exons ATGCTGATGATTAG TCCCAGAATGGCCTCAGGAATGCAAGAGAAACAGTACACGCCATCTCTTCTCAATTTCTTCATTTACAACCCCACATTTGGACCGCGGGAAGGAGAG gaagagaagaagatctTGTTTTACCACCCAAGTGAAGTGGAGAAGAACGAGAAGATACGAAATGTGGGCCTTTGTGAGGCCATTGTACAGTTCACCAG GACGTTCTGTCCAACAAAACCAGCTAAATCCCTGCACACACAGAAGAACCGGCAGTTTTTCTTTGAGCCTGAGGACAATTTCTGGATAGTCATG GTGGTTCGAAACCCAATGATCGAGAAACCAAACAAAGATGGCAAACCTCCCACAATAGAATATCAGGAAGAAGAAATACTT GACACTGTTTATGGTGCAGTAGTGAGGGAATGCTACAGTATGTACAAG CTCTTCAATGGTACATTTGGCAGAGCAATGGAAGCCGGCGGAGTGGAGCTGCTCATTCAAAAGCTTGAAAAGTTCTTCTACAGG TATCTGCAGACTCTCCACTTGCAGTCCTGTGACTTGCTGGACGTATTCGGAGGCATCAGCTTCTTCCCTCTGGACAAGATGACTTACCTGAAGATCCAGTCCTTCGTCAACAGAGTGGAGGAGAGCCTCAGTCTCATCAAATACACAGCCTTCCTGTATAACGACCAGCTTATCTG GAGCGGACTGGAACAGGATGACATGAGGATCCTGTACAAGTACCTGACTACCTCGCTGTTCCCCAGACATTCTGAACCAGAG TTGGCTGGCAGGGACTCTCCTCTGAGGCCGGAGGTCGCCGGGAATCTGTTGCACTATGGGAG GTTTTTGACAGGACCTACCAATCTTAAAGATCCGGAAGCCAAATTCCGATTTCCTAAAATATTTGTCAGCACAGAGGATGGCTATGAGGAGCTGCATCTGATTGTTTATAAG GCCATGAGCGCTGCTGCTTGTTTTATGATCAGCG cctCCGTGGAGCTGACGAGGGACTTCTGTGAACAGCTGGACGGCTTGGTGGGCCCTCAGCTTACTTTGCTGGCATCTGACATATGTGAACAGTTCACAGTTAACCGCAGGATATCAGG GCCAGAGAAGGAGCCCCAGTTTAAGTTCATCTACTTTAACCACATGAACCTGGCGGAGAAGAGCACCATCCACATGAGGAAGACGGCCAGTGTTTGCCTCACCTCTGTCCACCCTGACCTCATGAAGATCCTTGGAGACATCAACTGTGACTTCGCCAG GGTTGATGAGGATGAAGAAATCATCGTAAAGGCCATGACGGACTACTGGGTAGTCGGCAAGAAGTCAGACCAGAGAGAACTGTACGTGATCCTCAATCAGAAGAACGCCAACCTGATCGAAGTAAACG AGGAGGTTAAGAGGCTTTGTGCGACGCAGTTCAACAACATTTTCTTCTTGGATTGA
- the pvalb9 gene encoding parvalbumin 9 — MSLTSILSAEAIENAVKDCQAPETFCYKKFFQLCGLSSKTPQEVKDVFQILDEDNSGFIEESELKYFLQRFVPGARTLTEAEIKNFLSAADDNSDGKIGAEEFQTMVLS; from the exons ATGTCACTCACCTCAATTCTTTCAGCTGAGGCCATTGAAAATGCTGTCAAGGACTGTCAAG CTCCGGAGACATTCTGCTACAAAAAGTTCTTCCAGCTGTGTGGCCTGTCCTCAAAGACGCCCCAGGAAGTCAAAGATGTCTTCCAGATCCTTGATGAGGACAACAGCGGCTTCATTGAGGAGTCTGAGCTCAA gtaCTTCCTGCAGAGGTTTGTCCCCGGGGCGCGGACACTGACCGAGGCAGAAATTAAGAACTTCCTCTCAGCAGCTGATGATAACAGTGATGGCAAAATTGGAGCAGAGG AGTTCCAGACCATGGTCCTGTCGTGA
- the pvalb3 gene encoding parvalbumin 3, whose amino-acid sequence MALAASLKEADITAALAACQAADSFKHKDFFAKVGLTAKSPEDIKKAFAVIDQDKSGFIEEDELKLFLQNFSASARALTDAETKAFLKAGDVDGDGMIGMDEFATMVKG is encoded by the exons ATGGCATTGGCAGCATCTCTGAAAGAGGCTGACATCACTGCAGCCCTCGCAGCTTGCCAAG ctgctgaCTCTTTCAAGCACAAGGACTTCTTTGCCAAGGTTGGCCTGACTGCCAAGAGCCCCGAGGACATCAAGAAGGCCTTCGCTGTCATTGACCAGGACAAGAGTGGCTTCATTGAGGAGGATGAGCTGAA GCTGTTCCTGCAGAACTTCTCTGCCTCCGCCAGAGCTCTGACCGACGCTGAGACCAAGGCCTTCCTCAAGGCCGGTGACGTTGATGGCGACGGCATGATTGGAATGGATG AGTTTGCCACCATGGTCAAGGGTTAA